In Paractinoplanes brasiliensis, the following proteins share a genomic window:
- a CDS encoding pyridoxal-phosphate dependent enzyme translates to MKYDSITEVIGDTPLVRIDQAVHGLRHIDLYAKMELLNPFGSLKDRAAWNMVRPHLAGAAERGDTLVELSSGNTAKALALIAGLHGLPFRSVTNRMKVPEIKDLLLLLGAEIDELPGRAECLDPTDTDDPLTRMYQTITAGGAGFLHTDQYFNDLNVEAHARGTGPEIVADLGGLVPDYFIACVGTAGSSTGVARALREHDPTVTVVGLVAEKSDFIPGIRNIDEVHEVGLFDPEVYDAIETISADDAIDGLLTLVRRCGTLAGPTGGGAYQGAVRHLRRLDAELTERRTAVFIVCDRVESYMSYVRERRPELFRQPARGNSVGTLTGDELAAAKVVGVADAQEWIVKDDPLIVDLRSAFAYRARHLEGSVNIVDELFGEMLQGGLPFGRGRPVLLVCPVGEKSARYAALLTRMGHPDARSLDGGVIAWRDAGAALVRD, encoded by the coding sequence ATGAAGTACGACAGCATCACCGAGGTCATCGGCGACACGCCGCTGGTGCGCATCGACCAAGCGGTGCACGGCCTGCGCCACATCGACCTGTACGCCAAGATGGAGCTGCTCAACCCGTTCGGGTCGCTCAAGGACCGGGCCGCGTGGAACATGGTGCGGCCGCATCTGGCGGGGGCCGCCGAGCGCGGCGACACTCTGGTCGAACTGTCCAGTGGCAACACCGCCAAAGCCCTTGCGTTGATCGCCGGCCTGCACGGGTTGCCGTTTCGCAGCGTGACCAACCGGATGAAGGTCCCGGAAATCAAGGACCTGCTGCTCCTGCTGGGCGCGGAGATCGACGAGCTGCCCGGCCGGGCCGAGTGCCTCGACCCCACCGACACCGACGACCCGCTGACCCGCATGTACCAGACCATTACGGCCGGCGGCGCGGGCTTCCTGCACACGGACCAGTACTTCAACGACCTCAACGTCGAGGCTCACGCCCGGGGGACCGGCCCGGAGATCGTCGCCGACCTGGGCGGCCTGGTGCCCGACTACTTCATCGCCTGCGTCGGCACCGCAGGCTCCTCCACCGGCGTCGCCCGCGCGCTGCGCGAGCACGACCCCACCGTTACCGTCGTCGGCCTGGTGGCGGAGAAGTCCGACTTCATTCCGGGGATCCGCAACATCGACGAGGTGCACGAGGTGGGACTGTTCGACCCGGAGGTCTATGACGCCATCGAGACGATCAGCGCCGACGACGCGATCGACGGGCTGCTGACCCTGGTGCGCCGCTGCGGCACCCTGGCCGGGCCGACCGGGGGCGGCGCCTATCAGGGCGCCGTGCGTCACCTGCGCCGTCTGGACGCGGAGCTCACCGAACGCCGTACGGCGGTGTTCATCGTCTGCGACCGTGTCGAGAGCTACATGAGTTACGTCCGGGAGCGCCGCCCGGAGCTGTTCCGGCAGCCGGCGCGGGGCAACAGCGTCGGCACGCTCACCGGTGACGAGCTGGCCGCCGCCAAGGTCGTCGGGGTCGCCGACGCCCAGGAGTGGATCGTCAAGGACGACCCGCTGATCGTCGATCTGCGTAGCGCGTTCGCCTACCGGGCCCGGCACCTGGAGGGATCGGTCAACATCGTCGACGAGCTGTTCGGCGAGATGCTGCAGGGCGGTCTGCCCTTCGGACGTGGCCGGCCGGTGTTGCTGGTCTGCCCGGTCGGGGAGAAATCGGCACGCTATGCGGCGCTGCTCACCAGGATGGGCCATCCCGATGCGCGCTCCCTCGACGGTGGCGTCATCGCTTGGCGGGACGCGGGCGCGGCTCTGGTACGCGACTGA
- a CDS encoding aminotransferase class V-fold PLP-dependent enzyme, protein MSVQTVVARYNHGAAFPDELRSWQAALRRQFPIIVANPGLAYLDSAATAQKPQPVLDAAWAYLNSENANASRGSYTWGNRTTERIERARMRVRAFLDDPDPSRSGVHFVSGATEGLRTVARDWLTGYLRDGDEIIIPYADHSANMLPWLEAVQLLDRQGIRVIVHEMPYDSAQEYDVARLARLVTDRTRFIATTQVHHVYGGDMNVHRLRRVAGPGVVICVDAAQSAGHLPISVRDLDADFVVFSGHKAMALPGTGVVWAANRQGPVFTPGGWAGTPNTSGIVSLAAALDWLDAAGTTRIARWTVALGARLTDGLRRLPSYEVLGCQDSLPAASAVQQRHGIITFRHHRIGSNDLGFVLADAGFLVRADDHCQGERGERTTSVRVSLHVYNTAEEIDRLLSLLAELDTQA, encoded by the coding sequence ATGAGCGTGCAGACGGTGGTCGCCCGATACAACCACGGTGCGGCCTTTCCCGACGAGTTGCGTTCCTGGCAGGCGGCGTTGCGCCGGCAATTCCCCATCATCGTCGCCAATCCCGGCCTCGCCTACCTGGACAGCGCGGCCACCGCGCAGAAGCCCCAGCCGGTGCTCGACGCGGCCTGGGCCTATCTGAACAGTGAGAACGCCAACGCGAGCCGGGGTAGCTACACCTGGGGTAACCGGACCACGGAGCGCATCGAGCGGGCCCGCATGCGGGTACGGGCATTTCTCGACGACCCCGACCCCAGCCGCTCGGGGGTGCATTTCGTCAGCGGTGCGACCGAAGGTCTGCGCACTGTCGCGCGGGATTGGCTGACCGGATACCTGCGCGACGGTGACGAGATCATCATCCCGTACGCCGATCACAGTGCGAACATGCTGCCCTGGCTGGAGGCCGTCCAATTACTGGACCGGCAAGGGATCCGGGTAATCGTGCACGAGATGCCGTACGACTCCGCCCAGGAGTACGACGTCGCGCGTCTGGCTCGGCTGGTCACCGACCGGACTCGTTTCATCGCCACGACCCAGGTGCATCATGTGTACGGCGGCGACATGAACGTGCACCGGCTGCGCCGGGTGGCCGGCCCCGGCGTGGTGATCTGCGTGGACGCCGCGCAAAGTGCGGGTCATCTGCCGATCTCCGTACGCGACCTCGACGCCGACTTCGTGGTTTTCTCCGGCCACAAGGCGATGGCGCTGCCAGGCACCGGCGTCGTGTGGGCCGCCAACCGCCAGGGTCCGGTCTTCACCCCGGGCGGCTGGGCCGGCACCCCGAACACCAGCGGCATCGTCAGCCTGGCGGCCGCGCTCGATTGGCTCGACGCGGCCGGCACGACCCGGATTGCCCGGTGGACCGTCGCCTTGGGCGCGCGGCTGACCGATGGGCTGCGCCGGCTGCCCTCCTACGAGGTGCTCGGCTGTCAGGACAGCCTGCCCGCCGCCTCGGCCGTTCAGCAGCGTCACGGAATTATCACCTTCCGTCATCATCGGATCGGTTCCAATGACCTGGGCTTTGTTCTTGCCGACGCCGGTTTCCTGGTCCGGGCGGACGATCACTGCCAGGGTGAGCGCGGTGAGAGAACCACATCGGTACGGGTCAGCCTGCATGTGTACAACACGGCGGAGGAGATCGACAGGCTCCTGAGCCTCCTCGCCGAGCTCGACACGCAAGCGTGA
- a CDS encoding class I SAM-dependent methyltransferase gives MTSTSQEQFAPVSPAPALTRSWRQSWDEVMAGCLPGLGGFEEALIAATETVRGGAPTRVLDLGGGPGVMAERLAARWPGADVRLLDLDPVLLLLAETAAPAGVTVHRADLASPHWPAAVVGAGPVDLVTIVMTMHYLPEERAGELYRQVRAILRPGGLMVVADLMPDGDLPSLAGSSRPVADEAAAGLAWTRWWEEIEREPALVPWLRQREALFADRAPAEFTPAETWHRHAARAAGFREAGVVWRSGAHAALCAIA, from the coding sequence ATGACCTCCACGTCGCAGGAACAGTTCGCCCCGGTCTCACCTGCTCCCGCCCTGACCCGGTCCTGGCGCCAGTCGTGGGACGAGGTCATGGCCGGATGCCTGCCCGGTCTCGGCGGTTTCGAGGAGGCGCTGATCGCCGCGACCGAGACGGTTCGCGGCGGCGCGCCGACGCGGGTTCTCGACCTCGGCGGCGGGCCCGGCGTGATGGCCGAACGTCTGGCGGCCCGGTGGCCGGGAGCCGACGTGCGGCTGCTCGACCTCGACCCGGTGCTCCTGCTCCTGGCCGAGACCGCCGCCCCGGCCGGGGTCACCGTGCACCGCGCCGATCTGGCCTCGCCGCATTGGCCGGCCGCCGTCGTGGGCGCCGGGCCGGTCGATCTCGTGACGATCGTCATGACCATGCACTACCTGCCGGAGGAGCGGGCCGGCGAACTCTACCGGCAGGTCCGGGCGATACTGCGGCCCGGCGGTCTGATGGTCGTTGCGGACCTCATGCCCGACGGTGACCTCCCCTCCCTTGCGGGCTCTTCTCGTCCCGTCGCCGACGAGGCGGCGGCCGGCCTGGCCTGGACCAGGTGGTGGGAGGAGATCGAGCGCGAGCCCGCCCTCGTGCCGTGGCTCCGGCAGCGCGAAGCCCTGTTCGCCGATCGTGCGCCTGCGGAGTTCACTCCCGCCGAGACCTGGCACCGCCATGCGGCGCGCGCAGCCGGATTCCGAGAAGCCGGCGTTGTCTGGCGCAGCGGCGCTCATGCCGCCCTGTGCGCGATCGCCTGA
- a CDS encoding metal ABC transporter substrate-binding protein produces MKHRQRILWIAAAAATATVLAGCGSGSDDNAGQAAPAASGGAALAVVATTPEVADFVRNIGGSDVAVTQIIKPNVDPHDYEPTPADIKAIGEAKIVVKNGVGLEEWLDRTIESAGFKGAVVDSSQGVTLREGGHEEGEEHAEEEGEEHAGEEHDPHIWHNPQNVKIMVANIEKGLAAADPSRAATFAKNLTAYAAQIDKLDADNEAAYAGLPPAERKLVTNHDAFGYYVDRYKLEFVGSVIPSLDTSAELSAKQLSDLVAKIKATGAKAIFTESSLPPKSAEAIAQQAGVKVIGGEDALYGDSLGAPGTPEGTYLGAERHNTEVIVSALAG; encoded by the coding sequence ATGAAACACCGGCAACGCATACTTTGGATCGCGGCCGCCGCGGCAACCGCCACAGTGCTGGCCGGCTGCGGCTCAGGCTCGGACGACAACGCCGGCCAGGCCGCCCCGGCGGCCTCCGGCGGCGCGGCCCTCGCTGTGGTCGCGACGACCCCCGAGGTGGCCGACTTCGTTCGCAACATCGGCGGATCCGACGTCGCCGTGACCCAGATCATCAAGCCGAACGTCGACCCGCACGACTACGAGCCGACCCCGGCCGACATCAAGGCGATCGGCGAGGCGAAAATCGTCGTCAAGAACGGTGTCGGCCTGGAGGAATGGCTGGACCGCACGATCGAATCCGCCGGCTTCAAGGGCGCCGTCGTCGACTCCAGCCAGGGGGTGACGCTGCGCGAGGGCGGTCACGAGGAGGGCGAGGAGCACGCGGAGGAGGAAGGCGAGGAGCACGCGGGGGAGGAGCACGACCCGCACATCTGGCACAACCCGCAAAACGTCAAGATCATGGTCGCCAACATCGAGAAGGGCCTGGCCGCGGCCGACCCCTCCCGGGCGGCGACGTTCGCCAAGAACCTCACCGCGTATGCCGCGCAGATCGACAAGCTCGACGCCGACAACGAGGCCGCGTACGCCGGACTGCCCCCGGCGGAACGCAAGCTGGTGACCAACCACGACGCGTTCGGCTACTACGTCGACCGGTACAAGCTGGAGTTCGTCGGCTCGGTCATCCCCAGCCTCGACACCTCGGCCGAGCTGTCGGCCAAGCAGCTCAGCGATCTCGTGGCCAAGATCAAGGCAACCGGCGCCAAGGCCATCTTCACCGAGAGCTCGCTGCCGCCGAAGAGCGCCGAGGCCATCGCCCAGCAGGCCGGAGTCAAGGTGATCGGCGGTGAGGACGCCCTCTACGGCGACAGCCTCGGCGCCCCGGGCACGCCGGAGGGCACCTATCTCGGCGCCGAACGGCACAACACCGAAGTCATCGTCTCGGCACTGGCCGGCTGA
- a CDS encoding metal ABC transporter ATP-binding protein, with translation MAPVLRYAGVSVGYDSAPVLTHVDLELAAGQRLALVGPNGAGKSTLIKSVLGLVPVLAGSATVLGADPAAARGRAGYVPQTDTLDADFPVSVRQVVMMGRYRAIGWWRPAGTADRRAVAEALDRVGLADRAGHRFGTLSGGQRQRVLLARAIAAEPRLLLLDEPFNGVDVVSQEAITRVLRELSDGGTALVLSTHDLGVARDLADQVSLLNGRQWAVGKPADTLTADKLRAAYGGHAVDLPDGRMILVEP, from the coding sequence ATGGCACCCGTCCTGCGGTACGCGGGGGTGAGCGTCGGGTATGACAGCGCGCCGGTGCTCACCCACGTCGATCTCGAGCTCGCCGCCGGCCAGCGCCTCGCGCTGGTCGGGCCGAACGGGGCCGGCAAATCCACGCTCATCAAGTCGGTGCTGGGCCTGGTGCCCGTGCTGGCCGGATCCGCCACCGTGCTCGGAGCCGACCCGGCCGCGGCGCGCGGCCGCGCCGGATATGTGCCGCAGACGGACACGCTGGACGCCGACTTCCCGGTCAGCGTCCGGCAGGTGGTGATGATGGGCCGCTACCGCGCCATCGGCTGGTGGCGGCCCGCTGGTACGGCCGACCGCCGGGCGGTGGCCGAGGCCCTGGACCGCGTCGGTCTGGCCGACCGGGCCGGGCACCGCTTCGGCACCCTGTCCGGCGGCCAGCGCCAGCGTGTGCTGCTGGCCCGGGCGATCGCCGCCGAGCCGCGGCTGCTGCTGCTCGACGAGCCGTTCAACGGCGTCGACGTGGTCAGCCAGGAGGCGATCACCCGGGTCCTGCGCGAGCTCAGCGACGGCGGGACCGCCCTGGTGCTCAGCACCCACGACCTGGGCGTCGCGCGGGATCTGGCCGACCAGGTCAGCCTGCTCAACGGCCGGCAGTGGGCCGTGGGAAAGCCGGCGGACACGCTCACCGCCGACAAGCTTCGAGCGGCCTACGGCGGCCACGCCGTCGACCTGCCCGACGGCCGGATGATTCTGGTCGAACCGTGA
- a CDS encoding metal ABC transporter permease, whose amino-acid sequence MIEPFTLPFMARALAEIGLLALVCGPVSVFVFARRLSFVSDAITHTVFPGVVIGFVAGGLQGLFVGALVAGVVTAAVLTVMTRGGRVSDDAATAVVLTAMFSLGVVLVSRRTSYTADLTSFLFGRLLTVTPRQLAETAVLAVVVLVALLIGARALLFRTFDPAGAAAAGFRVAWLDLWLNIVVALVVVAAVRAVGTILVVALLIVPAAAARMVTDRLAVMAVIGTVLIGFAGYAGLLASWTASLHYGVALTSASSVVLLLVAAYLLLIPVRLLRDRRRPAPPATERNSAHELVG is encoded by the coding sequence GTGATCGAGCCGTTCACCCTGCCGTTCATGGCCCGCGCCCTGGCCGAGATCGGGCTGCTGGCACTGGTCTGCGGCCCCGTCAGCGTGTTCGTCTTCGCCCGGCGGCTGTCGTTCGTCTCCGACGCGATCACCCACACGGTCTTTCCCGGCGTCGTGATCGGCTTCGTCGCCGGTGGCCTTCAGGGCCTGTTCGTCGGCGCCCTGGTCGCCGGTGTCGTCACGGCGGCGGTGCTGACCGTGATGACGCGGGGTGGCCGGGTTTCCGACGACGCGGCCACCGCGGTGGTGCTGACAGCCATGTTCTCCCTCGGCGTGGTGCTGGTGTCGCGGCGCACCTCGTACACCGCGGACCTGACGTCGTTCTTGTTCGGCCGTCTGCTCACCGTCACCCCGCGGCAGCTCGCCGAGACGGCCGTGCTCGCGGTGGTGGTCCTGGTCGCCCTGCTGATCGGCGCCCGGGCCCTGCTGTTCCGCACCTTCGACCCGGCTGGTGCGGCCGCGGCCGGGTTCCGGGTCGCCTGGCTCGACCTGTGGCTCAACATCGTCGTCGCGCTGGTCGTGGTGGCCGCGGTTCGCGCCGTCGGCACGATCCTCGTGGTCGCCCTGCTGATCGTCCCGGCCGCGGCGGCGCGGATGGTGACCGATCGGCTCGCGGTCATGGCGGTGATCGGCACGGTCCTGATCGGCTTCGCCGGCTACGCCGGGCTCCTGGCCAGCTGGACCGCGTCCCTGCACTACGGCGTGGCCCTCACCTCGGCCTCGTCGGTGGTGCTGCTGCTGGTCGCCGCCTATCTCCTGCTCATCCCCGTACGACTGTTGCGGGACCGGCGCCGTCCGGCGCCGCCCGCGACGGAGAGGAACTCCGCCCATGAGCTGGTGGGATGA
- a CDS encoding metal ABC transporter permease: MSWWDDALHRATVEVILAAALAGLVGVQIVLRRLSFFTMALTHATFPGVVAASIIGVNIFVGGVVAGGIVALGVAALTRRRGQDASAATGVLLSAGFALGAALVATQSGFSRDLSSFLVGSILTVGTQDLITTAAVLVAVALVLAVAARPLQHIGFDRAGAQAAGTPIGRWDVVLLLTIEVVVVTMVPAVGTILAVSLIVAPAAAARLWSDRLPVITVLAVLFAVGSGLFGLWISTRWNVAAGASISLTATAVLALSWLPARLRALRYRLTVAAGAPA; this comes from the coding sequence ATGAGCTGGTGGGATGACGCGTTGCACCGCGCCACCGTCGAGGTGATCCTCGCCGCCGCGCTGGCCGGGCTTGTCGGGGTGCAGATCGTGCTGCGCCGCCTGTCGTTCTTCACCATGGCCCTCACCCACGCGACTTTCCCCGGGGTGGTGGCCGCCTCCATCATCGGCGTCAACATTTTCGTCGGTGGCGTCGTCGCGGGTGGGATCGTCGCGCTCGGCGTCGCGGCGCTGACCCGCCGGCGGGGTCAGGACGCGTCGGCGGCCACGGGGGTGCTGCTGTCGGCGGGCTTCGCGCTCGGGGCGGCGCTGGTGGCCACGCAGAGCGGTTTCAGCCGGGACCTGTCGTCGTTCCTGGTCGGGTCGATCCTCACGGTCGGCACGCAGGATCTCATCACGACCGCCGCGGTGCTCGTGGCCGTGGCGCTTGTGCTCGCCGTGGCGGCCCGGCCGTTGCAGCACATCGGTTTCGACCGGGCCGGGGCGCAGGCGGCCGGGACGCCGATCGGCCGGTGGGACGTCGTGCTGCTGCTGACCATCGAGGTGGTCGTGGTCACCATGGTGCCCGCCGTGGGCACGATTCTCGCCGTCTCGCTGATCGTCGCGCCGGCGGCCGCGGCGCGACTGTGGTCGGACCGGTTGCCGGTGATCACCGTGCTGGCGGTCCTCTTCGCTGTCGGCAGCGGGCTCTTCGGATTGTGGATCTCCACCCGGTGGAACGTCGCCGCGGGCGCGAGCATCTCGCTCACGGCTACGGCGGTGCTGGCGCTCTCGTGGCTGCCGGCCCGGCTCCGGGCGCTGCGGTACCGGCTCACCGTCGCGGCCGGAGCACCGGCATGA
- a CDS encoding metalloregulator ArsR/SmtB family transcription factor, with the protein MSAEPVISPNALAKAVAALRGMAYEHRLHILILLRAGEATPSALSEAVPAHATAVSHHLRNLIHAGLVQRRRRGRQVYYSLPNESIGRLVDEVLTYVAD; encoded by the coding sequence ATGAGCGCGGAACCGGTGATCAGCCCGAACGCGCTGGCCAAGGCGGTCGCGGCGTTGCGGGGCATGGCCTACGAGCATCGGCTGCACATCCTGATCCTGTTGCGTGCCGGGGAAGCCACCCCGTCGGCGTTGAGCGAGGCGGTCCCGGCGCACGCCACCGCGGTGTCGCATCACCTGCGCAATCTGATTCACGCCGGTCTGGTCCAGCGACGGCGCCGGGGCAGGCAGGTGTATTACTCGCTGCCGAACGAGTCGATCGGCCGGCTCGTCGACGAGGTGCTGACGTACGTCGCCGACTGA
- a CDS encoding type B 50S ribosomal protein L31 → MKKDTHPAYGYVVFRDRSADYAFLTRSTATSDKTVEWEDGNTYPVIDVEISAASHPFWTGRTRLLDTAGRVEKFRAKYARALGPK, encoded by the coding sequence ATGAAGAAAGACACTCACCCGGCGTACGGCTACGTCGTCTTCCGCGACCGCAGCGCCGACTACGCGTTCCTCACTCGATCGACCGCGACCAGCGACAAGACGGTCGAGTGGGAGGACGGCAACACGTATCCGGTGATCGACGTCGAGATCTCGGCGGCCAGCCACCCGTTCTGGACCGGCCGCACCCGGCTGCTCGACACCGCCGGGCGGGTCGAGAAGTTCCGCGCCAAGTACGCCCGTGCCCTCGGCCCGAAGTGA
- a CDS encoding CobW family GTP-binding protein produces MTDSRPHVTVLAGFSAAATDAVARSLLVTDPSLVLVTHDLTGVRDGVVRRTVRTADEVLEQGRTDLVHGCVSCTLREDILPTLVRLSRERPGSDLVLALPPAVEPEAVAAAGLAVAEAVRFDSYVTVVEATAVIDDLTSTDSLRDRDLHAAGNDERGVADVVIRQIEFADTLVVWSTPGADALERDRLAALLHRLAPWAAHVHVGDSPKVDCTGLAGRLLRSGRHDPAVPGMMGRALEGYPIGIHDRPGEHGVNAMLFQSRRPFHPQRLHDALDDLTAEALRGRGQLWIATQPGTAIAWESSGGGLLLGNLGHWLAALPRERWDEATDMRRLAADATWDLYYGDRNTMLSFVGFDLDVDAMTATLSACLLSDAELADGTDSWRVLPDPFADFLPADGDADQPTVTERATS; encoded by the coding sequence ATGACCGACTCCCGTCCCCACGTGACCGTGCTTGCCGGATTCTCCGCCGCCGCCACTGACGCCGTGGCCCGCAGCTTGCTGGTCACCGACCCCTCGCTCGTGCTCGTCACGCATGACCTGACCGGTGTCCGCGACGGCGTCGTGCGCCGCACCGTGCGCACCGCCGATGAGGTTCTCGAGCAGGGCCGCACCGATCTCGTGCACGGCTGCGTGTCCTGCACCCTGCGGGAAGACATCCTGCCCACCCTCGTGCGGCTGAGCCGGGAGCGCCCGGGCAGCGACCTGGTGCTGGCGCTGCCACCCGCCGTCGAGCCCGAAGCGGTCGCCGCGGCCGGTCTCGCCGTCGCCGAGGCCGTGCGGTTCGACTCCTATGTCACCGTCGTCGAGGCCACCGCCGTGATCGACGATCTCACCAGCACCGACAGCCTGCGCGACCGTGACCTACATGCCGCCGGCAACGACGAGCGCGGTGTTGCGGACGTCGTGATCCGCCAGATCGAGTTCGCCGACACGCTGGTCGTGTGGAGCACCCCCGGCGCCGACGCGCTGGAGCGGGATCGGCTCGCCGCCCTCCTGCACCGGCTGGCGCCGTGGGCGGCGCACGTGCACGTCGGCGACAGCCCCAAGGTCGACTGCACGGGACTCGCCGGGCGGCTGCTGCGCTCCGGGCGTCACGATCCGGCCGTCCCCGGCATGATGGGCCGCGCGCTGGAGGGCTATCCGATCGGCATCCACGACCGGCCCGGCGAGCACGGCGTCAACGCGATGCTCTTCCAGAGCCGACGCCCGTTTCACCCGCAGCGGCTGCACGACGCCCTCGACGACCTGACCGCCGAGGCGCTGCGCGGGCGCGGGCAACTATGGATCGCCACCCAGCCCGGCACGGCGATCGCCTGGGAGTCATCCGGCGGTGGCCTGCTGCTCGGCAATCTCGGCCATTGGCTGGCCGCGCTGCCCCGCGAGCGCTGGGACGAGGCGACCGACATGCGCCGTCTCGCCGCCGACGCCACCTGGGACCTCTATTACGGCGACCGCAACACCATGCTGTCGTTCGTCGGCTTCGACCTCGACGTCGACGCCATGACCGCGACGCTGAGCGCCTGCCTGCTGAGCGACGCCGAACTCGCCGACGGCACGGACAGCTGGCGCGTACTACCCGACCCCTTCGCCGATTTCCTCCCCGCCGATGGCGACGCGGACCAGCCCACGGTCACAGAGCGCGCTACGTCCTGA
- the rpmB gene encoding 50S ribosomal protein L28: MSFVCDVTGKQPGFGNNVSHSHRRTRRRWNPNVQRRRYFLPSENRHLRLNVSTTGIKIIDRDGIEAVVARLRARGVKL; encoded by the coding sequence ATGTCTTTCGTCTGTGACGTCACCGGCAAACAGCCGGGCTTCGGCAACAACGTGTCCCACTCCCATCGGCGCACCCGACGCCGGTGGAACCCGAACGTGCAGCGGCGCCGCTACTTCCTGCCCTCGGAAAACCGGCACCTGCGGCTCAACGTCAGCACCACGGGCATCAAGATCATCGACCGGGACGGCATCGAGGCCGTCGTGGCCCGGCTGCGCGCTCGGGGAGTCAAGCTCTGA
- the rpmG gene encoding 50S ribosomal protein L33, translating into MARSTDVRPVIKLRSTGGTGYTYVTRKNRRNNPDRLVLRKYDPLLRRHVDFREER; encoded by the coding sequence ATGGCCCGCTCGACCGACGTCCGCCCCGTCATCAAACTGCGCAGCACCGGCGGGACCGGCTACACGTACGTCACCCGCAAGAACCGCCGCAACAACCCCGACCGCCTGGTGCTGCGCAAATACGATCCGTTGCTGCGCCGGCACGTCGACTTCCGCGAGGAGCGCTGA